In Zingiber officinale cultivar Zhangliang chromosome 6A, Zo_v1.1, whole genome shotgun sequence, a single genomic region encodes these proteins:
- the LOC121995997 gene encoding protein SHI RELATED SEQUENCE 1-like, whose product MAEFSLGGGRQGASGGGGGGEEEGGIFPPQGLFLYGSGGGSGSSRSTEAITRGFELWQQQQHAVRHQMPPAAPALLSFSTTEGAPPPLPLVAAGGGGVARGMGSSSSTRSGTISCQDCGNQAKKDCPHLRCRTCCKSRGFDCATHVRSTWVPAAKRRERQQQQQQHLLVRSAALAAHPPAAAAEPSKRPREAILTRLSTVATSSGGEVSFPAEVSSPAVFRCLRVSSVDETAAAEEEFAYQAAISIGGHVFKGILYDHGPDHPASSPSAAAAAAPIPAGPSSTSVTLAGVATSAGLVDPSSLYPTPLSAFMAGTQFFPQQSHGHHHHHHHHPPRQ is encoded by the exons ATGGCGGAGTTCTCACTAGGAGGCGGTCGGCAAGGTgcgagcggcggcggcggcggcggcgaagaAGAAGGAGGTATCTTTCCTCCTCAGGGGTTGTTCCTTTACGGCAGCGGCGGGGGCAGCGGCAGCAGTAGATCGACCGAGGCCATCACGCGAGGCTTCGAACTATGGCAGCAGCAGCAGCATGCGGTGAGACACCAGATGCCCCCCGCGGCGCCGGCGCTGCTCTCGTTCTCGACCACTGAGGGGGCGCCGCCGCCGCTGCCGCTCGTGGCGGCGGGGGGTGGAGGAGTGGCAAGAGGGATGGGCTCGTCGTCGTCGACGCGAAGCGGCACGATCAGCTGCCAGGACTGCGGCAACCAGGCGAAGAAGGACTGCCCCCACCTGCGGTGCCGCACCTGCTGCAAGAGCCGCGGCTTCGACTGCGCCACCCACGTCCGCAGCACGTGGGTCCCCGCCGCCAAGCGCCGCGAGcgccagcagcagcagcagcagcacctGCTCGTCCGCTCCGCCGCCCTCGCCGCTCATCctcccgccgccgccgccgagcCTTCCAAGCGCCCCCGCGAGGCCATCCTCACCCGCCTCTCCACCGTCGCCACTTCATCAG GCGGGGAGGTCAGTTTCCCAGCGGAAGTCAGCTCGCCGGCGGTGTTCCGCTGCTTACGAGTCAGCTCGGTGGACGAGACCGCGGCAGCGGAGGAGGAGTTCGCGTACCAGGCAGCCATCAGCATCGGCGGCCACGTCTTCAAAGGCATCCTCTACGACCACGGCCCCGACCACCCCGCCTCCTCTCCctctgccgccgccgccgcagcaCCTATCCCCGCCGGCCCCTCCTCTACCTCAGTAACACTCGCCGGAGTGGCGACTTCGGCCGGGCTAGTGGATCCTTCCTCGCTTTATCCGACTCCACTCAGCGCATTCATGGCCGGCACTCAGTTCTTCCCCCAACAAAGCcatggccaccaccaccaccaccaccaccaccctccAAGGCAATAA